The following is a genomic window from Hymenobacter monticola.
CCGCACCCCGCGGTGTAGCCCAGGGTGGGAGTCACGCGTAGGATGTAGCGCTTCGTCACGGTGGGGTTTACCGCGATGTCGCGCGTGTTTGTCACGGCTGGCAGGCCATTGCCGCCCGCGGTGGTGCTCCATTGGTAGGCGTATGGCTGCAGCTGCGAGGTGTTGGAGGTGAAGTTCCGAACCGAGTCGGCGCGCAGTATCAGGCCTTGCAGCGTCATGCTGGCGCCCTGGCACAGCGGAGGCGGCGAGAAGGGCATGATGACGGCGTAATTGCCCCGAACTATCCGAATGTCAATCACCCGGGTTTGCACACCCTTGACGGGGCAGGCATCGTCCTCAAGTTTCAACGTGAAGCGAATGGTGCGCCCGCCGGCGGTGGGTGAGGGCTGGAAGAGAAACACCGCTTTGGGGTTTGTGCTGCCGTTGCCCGTGAGGCGGAACGTGCCCACATCGGTGGCGCCAAACAGGCTGGGGTCGGTGTTGATGTTGGGCGGCAGCGTCACGGTCAGGCGTTGGTTGGCGCTGGGCGTGCGCAGATTGTCGGGGTCGGTGAAGTTGAGCTCCACGCGCGTGTAGCTGCAGGTGCGCACCGTAATGCGCGTCGTGTCCTGCAGGTTGAGGCCGTTGTTGGTCATTGGCGGATTGGGCACGGAGTTGCCGCTGCAATCGGTCACCAGCAAGGTCATTTCCCGACGCACCGTGCCCACCACGCGCAGGGTGCCGTTGATGCGGCGGTACTCGGTTACCAGCATGGCCAATTGATAGCGGTTGTTGCTGGTGTTGCCGGTTGGCGCATTGTAGACGCCGGGGGTAAAAGTGATGGTGTGGGCCTGCGCGTTGAAAGACAGCTGACGCAGGACGCCCGTCCGCGTTGGGCAGAAGCCAACGGTATCCATCCCCAGCCAAATGGGACGGGTCGGGCTGTAGAAGTTGGAAGGCGTGCCGGGGTAACTGAAAAAGCACGACCCGCTGGCGCTGGAAATGGGTGTCAGCACCGACGGAAGCACAAAGGAATTATACGTCACCGGCGTCCCGCAGGCCTGCAGCGGCGCGGCCAGTTCATACGCCAGCGAGTCGCCATCGGCTTCGGTGGTAGGCAGGGAGAGCGTAGTACGCTGCCGCCAGCACACGTACTGCACCGGCGCTTCCTGCGGGTCGAACTGGGGCGAGTTGTTGGCCACGGCCGCGCCCGTGCTGGAGTTGCGGTTGTCGAGGGTGGCCTCCACGTACAGGTCGCCGGCTGCTGTGCTGGTCATCAGCGGGCGGGCGCTATACACGGTGCTCAGCTGCCACTGGCCGGCGGGCAGCGTCACGGTGGCGGCGTAGGTGAAGAGCTGGTAGTTGGGCAAGCCCGTCGGACCCTGGCAGGGAGTGGTTGAAAGAGCCGCGCAGAACGGATTGCCGGCCTCAACGGGCCCTTGCTGCACCAAGGGCGCCGAAAGCGTAGCCGCGGCGCCGCAGCCGCCGTTGCGGCACGTCAGGGTGAAGGGCGCGGGCATCACCCCCGAGCAGTCCTGGTAGTAATGCAGCGTGACGCGGTACTGGCTATTGCCCAACGACACATAGGTCAGGTCGCCGCCAACAAATTGGGTAGCGCGGGCCTGCCGGACGCCGCCGGGCAGCCATCCGCTCAACACCAGCAGAAAAAGGAGTAACGATAAATAATTTTTCATGCTCAAGGGGAAAGAAAAGAAAAATGGAATAGGGTTGAGTGGCCGGAACGGGCCCATACCGGCCGTACGGGAGTTGGCCAGCCAACCAACAGCTGACCAACTCCCGCACGGCCGTGAGAAGACTACTGACGCACGATGCGGCGGATTTCCAAGCTAGTTGCGGTGCGTACCTGCAGCAGGTAGAGGCCGGCCTCGTAGCGGCCCAGGTTAAGTTCCTGAGTGGTGCCCTGCGGGTTGGGCGCGGGCACCGCGGCGTCGGCCACCCGGCGGCCCAGGGCGTCGAGCACGGTGAGCGCCACGGGCTGCGCGTAGCCGGTGAGCGTGACTTGCAGGCGGCCGTCGGGCGTGGGGTTGGGTACCACGCGCAGGCTGCTGCCCGCCAGGGGCCGCACCGCCGAGAGCACTGTGAGGGCGGTCGACAGGGGCGAGGTGCAACTGGTGGTGCCCGTTATCACGGTGGCCGTAGCGGCGTAAGCACCGTTGGTGGTCACGGTGAAGGTAGGATTGGTGGCGCCGGGCAGCAGCACGTTGTCGCGGTACCATTGGTTGCCGGTCAGCGCGCTGCTGGTGAGTGCGTTGCCGCTGCGCGTAATAACAGGTGGGGTTACGGCTGGCAGAACACGCACTACAACCGAAGCCGTATCGGCGCAGCCTCTTTGCGAATTACCAAATGCCGTCACCAAGTAGCGGGTTGTAACCGTCGGTCTCACCGTCGGGTTGGCATTGGTCAGGTCGGCGGTGGCTAAGCCATTGGCCGAGGAAAAGCGGTAAGTGTAGGCATCGGTGAAGCCCGCAGGAGGCGTGGCCGAAGCCATCAGGGTAGCCGGGCTACCGGCACAGACATAGTCATTGCTCGTGGTAATGCGCACCGTGGGCCGGGGCACCACGCGTACCTGCACCACGTTGGTAGCTGTGCAGCCATAGGGCGAAGCCCCGTTAGCCGTTACGGCGTAGGTGTTCAACCCCAATGCGGTGGGACGCACCGTCAGGGTCGAGCCCGTGGTGTTGGCCGGCACGCCGGGGCCGGTCCAGCTGTAGGTATACGTGTCGGGCAGGTTGCTGCCCAGGCCGGGGGGGCGACTCGCGACTGCCGTCAGCGCCACCGGCGCACCGGCGCACACCGCCGCCAGCGAAGGCGTGACTGTCACAACGGGCGGGGGCACGACACGCACCAGCACCGAGGTGGTGTCGCTACAGGCGCCTTGGGCAAAACCCAGCTGCGGCGTAATGCGCAGCAGGTAGCGGGTGGTCACGGTGGGGTTCACGGTGATGTTGCGCGTGTTGGTCACGGCCGGTAGGCCGTTGCCGCCCGCAGCTACGCTCCACTGGAAAGAGTAGGGCTGGAGCACGGTGGTGCTGTTGGCAATGCGGCGAATGGAGTCCGAACGCAGCACGTTGCCCTGGAGCGTGAGCGCGCCGCCCGGGCATATAGAGGCCGGCGTCGTGAAGTTGCCAATGCCGGACACACTCACGGCCTGCGCAAAATTGCCGCGCAGCACCCGGATGACCACCACCCGGTTTTGCACGCCCTTGATGGGGCAGGCATCGTCCTCCACCCGGAAGCCCACCAAAATGGTGCGGCCCACGGTGGTGGGCGAGGGCTGGAAGAAGAACACGCCTTTGGGGTTGGCGGTGCCGTTGCCGCTCAGGCTGAACGTGCCCACGTCGCCCGCGTCAAGCAGCCGCGGGTCGGTGTTGATGTTGGCGGGCATGCTCACGGTCAGGCGCTGGTTGGCGCTGGGCGTGCGCAGGTTGTCGGGGTCGGTGAAGTTGAGCTCCACGCGCGAGTAGTTGCAGCTGCGCACGTCGATGCGCGTCGTGTCCACGGTGTTCACGGTGGTGGTGTTCGAGTTGGCCGTCACGGCCGTGGGGCGCACCGTGCTTGGTATGGTGTTCGCGCCGCAGTCAATGACCATTATCGTGGCCTCGCGGCGCACCGTGCCGATGACGCGCCGCACGCCGTTGATGCGGCGGTATTCGGTGATGAGCACCGCTACCTGGTATCGGTTATCACCGCCGGCCGAACCAACCTGGGGGAAAAAATAACCGGGCGTGAAGGTCACCGTGCGGGCTTGCTGGTTGAAGAGGAACGGCTGCGCTACGCCGGTTCTCAGCGGGCAGGAACCAACCGTGTCGAGGCCCAGGCGAATAGGGTAACTAAGGGTGTAAGTCGTGCTGGGCGAGCCGGCGTAAGAGAAAAAGCACGGCGGGTTGGTGCCAATGGGAAGGATGACGGGCTGAATGTTCGGGTACGTGTTATATAGAACCGGAGTGCCGCAGGCTTGCAGCGGCGCCGCCAGCGAGTACACCAGGGAGTCGCCGTCGGCCTCGGTCGAGGAGAAAGCCAGGGTGGTCCGCTGCTTCCAGCACACGTACTGCACGGGAATGTCCTGCGGGTCGAACTGCGGCGAATTGTTGGCTACCGCCGTGCCGCCCTGGCTGCGGTTGTCGAGGGTGGCCTCCACGTACAGGTCGCCGGCCACGATGTTGGCCATGGCCGGACGGGCGTTCTGGTCAGTGCTCAGAATCCACTGCCCGGGCGCCAGCGTTACCGTAGCTGTGTAGGTAGATATGTCGTAGTTGGGCAGGCCCGCCGGCCCCTGGCACGGCCCCGCTGACACCGCCGCGCAAAACGGATTGCCGGCCTGCACCGCTCCCTGCTGCACCAACGGAGTCGTTATAGTGGCAGGAGAGCTGCAGCCCCCGTTTTTGCAGCTCAAAACGAACGCGCTGGGCACGATGCCTGAGCAGTCCCGATAGAGGCGAAAGCTCACGCGGTACTGGTTGTTGCCCAACGACTCGTAGGTGAGGTCGCCGCCCAGCAGGTGCGAGGCCTGCGCCCTTGGCGCGTTGCCCAACAGCCCCGCCAAAAGGAATGAAAAAATCAGGAGTAAATGATTTTTCATAGGTGAAAAGGAAGAAGTGAATGATTTATATAGGCATCTCAGGAATCACAGGCCCGCTGCTTGCTGCGTAAGCCGTAAAAACAGCTCAATTGATGAAGCAAAAAGCACATTAAGCGTATGGCCTTGTGTTTTTTTAGGTTAGCAATTTTGGTTCCATAAAGGCTGAAAATTTTTAAAGCCCAACTTTTTAATTGAGCCGAGTTGGCCGCGGGCGTTAGCTTGCTACCCGCTTAGCAGACGCCCCCATGCCGACTCCTGTTGATTTTTCCCTCAACCATCTTCTCATTTTCGCCCGCGAGCCCGTGCTGGGCCGCGTCAAAACCCGCCTCGCGGCCGACATTGGCCCCGAAGCTGCGCTGGCCGTGTACCGCGAATTGCTGGGCCTGACCGCCGCCGCCGTGGCCGCCGCCCAGGTGCCCGCCACCGTGTGGCTGGCCGAGGCCCCGGCATCTGCCGCGCAGGCTACCCAGCCCCGGCCCGAATGGCCCGGCCTGCCCTGGCGCGTGCAGCCCGTCGCCGAATCCCTCGGC
Proteins encoded in this region:
- a CDS encoding T9SS type A sorting domain-containing protein, with protein sequence MKNYLSLLLFLLVLSGWLPGGVRQARATQFVGGDLTYVSLGNSQYRVTLHYYQDCSGVMPAPFTLTCRNGGCGAAATLSAPLVQQGPVEAGNPFCAALSTTPCQGPTGLPNYQLFTYAATVTLPAGQWQLSTVYSARPLMTSTAAGDLYVEATLDNRNSSTGAAVANNSPQFDPQEAPVQYVCWRQRTTLSLPTTEADGDSLAYELAAPLQACGTPVTYNSFVLPSVLTPISSASGSCFFSYPGTPSNFYSPTRPIWLGMDTVGFCPTRTGVLRQLSFNAQAHTITFTPGVYNAPTGNTSNNRYQLAMLVTEYRRINGTLRVVGTVRREMTLLVTDCSGNSVPNPPMTNNGLNLQDTTRITVRTCSYTRVELNFTDPDNLRTPSANQRLTVTLPPNINTDPSLFGATDVGTFRLTGNGSTNPKAVFLFQPSPTAGGRTIRFTLKLEDDACPVKGVQTRVIDIRIVRGNYAVIMPFSPPPLCQGASMTLQGLILRADSVRNFTSNTSQLQPYAYQWSTTAGGNGLPAVTNTRDIAVNPTVTKRYILRVTPTLGYTAGCGDTVSVVVRVRPGVATPVITRNGQTLTSSYATGNQWYLNGQPIPGATGQSFTITASGSYTVQTVVAGASGSCTSPASAALTVLSAVQPLPGSSLRVVPNPTPDGRLQLTLTGYTQPVSLSVLDALGRRVADATVPAPNPQGSTQEVDLSRCEAGLYLLQVRTATSLEIRRIVRQ
- a CDS encoding T9SS type A sorting domain-containing protein encodes the protein MKNHLLLIFSFLLAGLLGNAPRAQASHLLGGDLTYESLGNNQYRVSFRLYRDCSGIVPSAFVLSCKNGGCSSPATITTPLVQQGAVQAGNPFCAAVSAGPCQGPAGLPNYDISTYTATVTLAPGQWILSTDQNARPAMANIVAGDLYVEATLDNRSQGGTAVANNSPQFDPQDIPVQYVCWKQRTTLAFSSTEADGDSLVYSLAAPLQACGTPVLYNTYPNIQPVILPIGTNPPCFFSYAGSPSTTYTLSYPIRLGLDTVGSCPLRTGVAQPFLFNQQARTVTFTPGYFFPQVGSAGGDNRYQVAVLITEYRRINGVRRVIGTVRREATIMVIDCGANTIPSTVRPTAVTANSNTTTVNTVDTTRIDVRSCNYSRVELNFTDPDNLRTPSANQRLTVSMPANINTDPRLLDAGDVGTFSLSGNGTANPKGVFFFQPSPTTVGRTILVGFRVEDDACPIKGVQNRVVVIRVLRGNFAQAVSVSGIGNFTTPASICPGGALTLQGNVLRSDSIRRIANSTTVLQPYSFQWSVAAGGNGLPAVTNTRNITVNPTVTTRYLLRITPQLGFAQGACSDTTSVLVRVVPPPVVTVTPSLAAVCAGAPVALTAVASRPPGLGSNLPDTYTYSWTGPGVPANTTGSTLTVRPTALGLNTYAVTANGASPYGCTATNVVQVRVVPRPTVRITTSNDYVCAGSPATLMASATPPAGFTDAYTYRFSSANGLATADLTNANPTVRPTVTTRYLVTAFGNSQRGCADTASVVVRVLPAVTPPVITRSGNALTSSALTGNQWYRDNVLLPGATNPTFTVTTNGAYAATATVITGTTSCTSPLSTALTVLSAVRPLAGSSLRVVPNPTPDGRLQVTLTGYAQPVALTVLDALGRRVADAAVPAPNPQGTTQELNLGRYEAGLYLLQVRTATSLEIRRIVRQ